The region AAAGCGTGAGGCTTGCAAAACCCCCCAAAGAAATGCAAAGAACGGGCAAGGTGATATGCCATAAATAATCCTTGATTTTACCTAACGCGCTCAAACTTTCAAAATTATCGCTCACTAGCCCTTTTAAAGGGAACCAGTGCCAATAATTCCCTCCAGCAAAAAACACGATCAACACCACCGCAAACAAAAAGGCCGGGATAGCGTTAGCGACAATGATCACCACGCTGCTTAGCACGTCTAAAGGCTCGTTATTGCGTTTGGCTTTAAAAATCCCTAAAGGGATAGAAATAAGATAGATCAAAAGCGTGCTAAAAAGCCCTAAAGAAATGGATACCGGCAATTTTTCCTTAATCAAATCTATCACCTTAATCTGGCGATAAAAGCTCTCCCCAAAATCAAATTGCAGGTATTTTTTGAGCATGAGAAGATAGCGCTCCCCTATAGGCTTGTCAAAACCATAGAGTTTTTTTAAATTTTCTAACAAATCGCTCTCCAACCCTTGAGACGCCCTATACGAACGCTCTTTAACAACGCCTTGAATCTCTTTGGACTGCGTGTTATTGATTTTAGCCATCATCTGCTCTATAGGGCCTCCAGGAGCCGATTGGATCAGAAAGAAATTAATCGTCATGATGGCTAATAAAGTGGGGATGATCAAAAGCAAGCGTTTAAGAATGTAAGCAATCATTGAAGATCCTTTTCTTTTATCCACCACAAATACGGCGAAAATCCATAGCTAGGGCTGATTTCAGGCATGCCAATGTAATTATACGCTGCGATCCTGTAATTAGGCAAATAAAAATGCGGTATCACATAAAACCCCCACAACAACACCCTATCCATCGCTTGAATGGCGGCCAATTGCTCCTTATAATCTTTAGCGTTAATGATTTTTTCAATCAAATCATCTACCGCTTTACTAGAGATTCCCGCATAATTCCTTGTGCCTTTTTCTTTCGCGCTCAAAGAGCCAAAATAAAAGCGCTGCTCATTACCTGGGAAAGACGATTGGCCAATCACCCCTACAATCATGTCAAAATCATAGCTTTTGATCCGATTGACATACTGGCTTAAATCCACTCTTTGGATTTTCATTTCAATCCCTAACACCCTTAAGTTTTTAGCAAAAGCTAGGGCCAGTCTTTCAAATGCCGGGCTGTTTAAAAGCAAAGTGAAACTGAAAGGCTTGTTATTCTTATCCACTAAACGCATGTTTTTGTAAGAAAAGCCCGCACTCTCTAAAAGGTTTTGGGCGTATTTTAAATTTTCCCTCAAATTATAGCCTAAAACATCAGGCCCATCGGTTCTAGGCACGATATAAGGCTCTTTAAAAACCCTTTCATCCAAACTCTTTTCATAAGGGGCTAGCAGGGCTTTTTCTTCAGGGCTTGGGAGTGGAGGGGACGCATAAACAGAGTTACTGAAAAAACTGGTGGTGCGCTTGTATTGCGAAAAAAACAAATTTTTATTCGCCCATTCAAAATCAAACGCATAAAATAAGGCTTCACGCACCCTTTTATCCTTAAAAATTTCCCGGCGCGTGTTGAAGAAAA is a window of Helicobacter pylori NQ4053 DNA encoding:
- a CDS encoding microcin C ABC transporter permease YejB yields the protein MIAYILKRLLLIIPTLLAIMTINFFLIQSAPGGPIEQMMAKINNTQSKEIQGVVKERSYRASQGLESDLLENLKKLYGFDKPIGERYLLMLKKYLQFDFGESFYRQIKVIDLIKEKLPVSISLGLFSTLLIYLISIPLGIFKAKRNNEPLDVLSSVVIIVANAIPAFLFAVVLIVFFAGGNYWHWFPLKGLVSDNFESLSALGKIKDYLWHITLPVLCISLGGFASLTLLVKNSFLDEMGKLYVVSAKAKGCSVGRIFYAHVFRNAILLVVAGFPQAFLGMFFSSSLLIEIVFSLDGLGLLGYESIVSRDYPVVFGSLYIFTLLGLVASLISDLLCVVIDPRIDFEKR